Proteins encoded by one window of Lepeophtheirus salmonis chromosome 3, UVic_Lsal_1.4, whole genome shotgun sequence:
- the serp gene encoding chitin deacetylase 1: MEKWCKIVLPCLIAFVISIGHCQDTEKEELERQLCEDKGAGEWFRLEAGKDKCRDVIQCTSSGLQAIRCPAGLAFDIEKQTCDWKNSVDNCEEKSKEKKAKPLLFTDEPICQENFLACGDGNCIERGLFCNGERDCNDGSDENACDIETDPNRAPPCDTTICKLPDCFCSEDGTHVPGELCEVGPAGSACQDIPQMVTVTFDDAINNNNIDLYTEIFDKKRKNPNGCNIKATFFVSHKYTNYSSVQEMHAAGHEIAAHSITHNEDEDFWTDATTDDWAKEMAGSRLIIDKFANISDNSVVGLRAPYLRVGGNNQFTMMEEQAFLYDSSITAPLQNPPLWPYTMYFRMPHRCHGDLQNCPTRSHAVWEMVMNELDRREDPTVDEDLAGCAMVDSCSNILSGDQFYNFLTHNFYRHYDQNRAPLGLFFHAAWLKNNPDYLDAFLYWVDEVLESHKDVYFVTMTQVIQWIQEPKKSSEALNFDSWKEKCDVEYIPSCVSPNRCKLSTKELPGEAVHLHTCVRCPNNYPWLNDPTGDGFF; the protein is encoded by the exons ATGGAGAAATGGTGTAAAATAGTTCTCCCTTGTCTGATAGCTTTTGTCATTAGTATCG ggcATTGTCAGGATACTGAGAAAGAGGAGCTTGAAAGACAATTATGCGAAGACAAGGGCGCTGGCGAATGGTTTCGTCTTGAAGCTGGAAAAGACAAATGTCGTGATGTGATCCAATGTACATCTTCA GGTCTTCAAGCTATCAGATGCCCCGCTGGTTTGGCCTTTGATATTGAAAAGCAGACTTGCGACTGGAAGAACTCTGTCGATAACTGCGAAGAAAAAAGCAAGGAGAAGAAGGCCAAACCTCTTTTATTTACCGATGAACCCATTTGCCAAGAAAACTTTTTGGCCTGTGGTGACGGAAATTGCATTGAAAGAGGATTGTTTTGCAATGGAGAAAGAGATTGCAATGATGGATCCGATGAAAATGCTTGTG ATATTGAAACGGATCCCAATAGAGCTCCTCCATGTGATACTACCATTTGCAAACTTCCCGACTGTTTCTGCTCCGAAGATGGAACTCATGTACCTGGAGAACTTTGTGAAGTTGGACCTGCTGGTTCTGCCTGCCAAGATATTCCTCAAATGGTGACCGTCACTTTCGATGATGCTATTAACAACAATAACATTGATTTGTACACGGAAATCTTTGACAAAAAGAGGAAGAACCCCAATGGGTGTAATATTAAGGCCACCTTCTTCGTTTCTCACAAATATACCAATTACTCCTCAGTGCAAGAAATGCACGCCGCTGGACATGAAATTGCTGCTCACTCCATCACCCACAATGAAGATGAAGACTTCTGGACTGACGCCACAACTGATGACTGGGCTAAAGAAATGGCTGGCTCCAGATTGATCATTGACAAATTTGCCAACATCTCAGATAACTCAGTTGTTGGTTTGAGAGCTCCATATCTTAGAGTTGGAGGTAACAATCAATTTACCATGATGGAAGAGCAGGCTTTCCTTTATGATTCCTCTATCACCGCCCCTCTCCAAAACCCTCCATTGTGGCCCTACACTATGTACTTCCGTATGCCCCACAGATGCCACGGAGATTTACAAAACTGCCCCACAAGATCTCATGCCGTTTGGGAAATGGTTATGAATGAATTGGACAGAAGAGAAGACCCCACAGTTGATGAGGATTTAGCTGGGTGTGCCATGGTGGACTCCTGTTCCAACATTTTGAGTGGAGATCAATTCTACAATTTCTTGACTCATAACTTTTACCGTCATTATGATCAAAACAGAGCTCCTCTGGGTCTCTTCTTCCACGCAGCTTGGTTGAAGAACAATCCAGACTATTTAGATGCCTTCCTTTACTGGGTGGATGAGGTTCTTGAGTCGCACAAGGACGTCTACTTTGTAACCATGACTCAAGTGATCCAATGGATCCAAGAGCCTAAAAAATCAAGTGAAGCTCTTAACTTCGACTCATGGAAGGAGAAGTGTGATGTTGAGTACATTCCTTCTTGTGTTTCTCCCAATAGATGTAAGCTCTCCACAAAGGAATTACCTGGAGAGGCTGTCCACCTTCACACATGTGTTAGATGTCCGAATAACTATCCTTGGTTAAATGATCCTACTGGAGATGGATTCTTCTAA